In a genomic window of Bifidobacteriaceae bacterium:
- a CDS encoding sodium-translocating pyrophosphatase: MFFTQSLAAAEPHGGEANLKLPDLGAVQLTDWLSGPSVLLIALAVCLLGLAFGAWTYIKLKSLPVHPAMKRVSELIFATCKTYLLKQGQFLLILWAFIAAVIVIYYKFAISFSWGRVAIIIAFSLIGMAGSFSVAWFGIRVNTFANSRTAHASLRGEPWPVHAIPMRSGMSIGMVLISLELLLMLVILLFLPGDIAGSCFIGFAIGESLGASALRIAGGIFTKIADIGSDLMKIVFKIDEDDPRNPGTIADCTGDNAGDSVGPSADGFETYGVTGVALITFILLGVPDAVTQATLLVWIFTVRAVMLIASVLSYFANEFICRRALAKKHDFDFEVPLTSLVWVTSCVSIVLTFLTTAFMLHGLEDGLWWKLSIIISLGTLAGALIPELVKVFTSTKARHTREVVTSSREGGPSLNILSGLIAGNFSAYWLGIAIVGLMGGAYLISTLGLSEALLGLPADASVLAAAAPAVFAFGLVAFGFLGMGPVTIAVDSYGPVTDNAQSVFELSQIEQVKDVSKDLGYTPHWRAAKLMLEENDGAGNTFKATAKPVLIGTAVVGATTMIFSIIMALTDSLSTGVENLSLVHPPFLLGLILGGAVIYWFTGASSQAVTTGAYRAVEYIKGHINLGTTTAASDKDSRRVVEICTQYAQQGMLTIFLAIFFATLAFAFVEPYLFIGYLISIALFGLYQAIFMANAGGAWDNAKKIVEVDLHQKGTALHDATVIGDTVGDPFKDTSSVALNPVIKFTTLFGLLAVELATMLNGRGLGVLVHVMAAVLFLVSTVFVWRSFYAMRINLKADPVLAEAVAEADLPA; this comes from the coding sequence ATGTTTTTCACCCAATCCTTGGCGGCGGCCGAGCCGCACGGCGGCGAAGCCAACTTGAAGCTGCCAGACCTTGGCGCCGTCCAGTTGACGGATTGGCTGAGCGGGCCGTCGGTGCTGCTGATAGCCCTGGCGGTCTGCCTGCTGGGGCTTGCCTTCGGCGCGTGGACGTACATCAAGCTGAAGTCGCTGCCGGTGCACCCCGCCATGAAGCGCGTCTCGGAGCTGATCTTCGCCACTTGCAAAACCTACCTGCTCAAACAGGGCCAGTTCCTGCTCATCCTGTGGGCGTTCATCGCCGCCGTGATCGTCATCTACTACAAGTTCGCGATCAGCTTCTCCTGGGGCCGCGTCGCCATCATCATCGCGTTCTCCCTGATCGGGATGGCCGGGTCGTTCTCCGTGGCCTGGTTCGGCATCCGCGTCAACACCTTCGCGAACTCGCGCACCGCGCACGCCTCGCTGCGCGGCGAGCCGTGGCCGGTCCACGCCATCCCAATGCGTTCCGGCATGTCCATCGGCATGGTGCTGATCTCGCTGGAACTGCTGTTGATGCTGGTCATCTTGCTGTTCCTGCCCGGCGACATCGCCGGTTCGTGCTTCATCGGCTTCGCGATCGGGGAATCCCTGGGCGCGTCCGCCCTGCGGATCGCGGGCGGTATTTTCACCAAGATCGCGGACATCGGCTCCGACCTGATGAAGATCGTCTTCAAGATCGACGAGGACGACCCGCGCAACCCCGGCACCATCGCGGACTGCACGGGCGACAACGCCGGGGATTCGGTCGGCCCGTCCGCGGACGGTTTTGAGACGTACGGCGTCACCGGGGTCGCGTTGATCACGTTCATCCTTTTGGGGGTGCCCGATGCCGTCACCCAAGCCACGCTCTTGGTTTGGATTTTCACGGTCCGCGCCGTCATGCTGATCGCCTCCGTGCTGAGCTACTTCGCCAACGAGTTCATTTGCCGCCGGGCGCTGGCCAAGAAGCACGACTTCGACTTCGAGGTGCCGCTGACTTCGCTGGTCTGGGTGACTTCTTGCGTTTCCATCGTGCTGACCTTCCTGACCACGGCGTTCATGCTGCACGGCTTGGAGGACGGCCTGTGGTGGAAGCTGTCGATCATCATCTCGCTGGGCACCCTGGCGGGGGCGCTGATCCCCGAGTTGGTGAAGGTGTTCACCTCGACCAAGGCGCGGCACACCCGCGAGGTGGTGACCTCGTCGCGGGAGGGCGGCCCGTCGCTGAACATCCTGTCCGGGCTGATCGCGGGGAACTTCTCGGCGTACTGGCTGGGGATCGCCATTGTGGGGCTGATGGGCGGGGCCTACCTGATCTCGACTTTGGGCTTGTCGGAGGCGTTGTTGGGCCTGCCGGCGGACGCGTCAGTGCTGGCCGCCGCCGCGCCGGCCGTGTTCGCGTTCGGCCTGGTGGCGTTCGGGTTCTTGGGGATGGGCCCGGTCACCATCGCGGTGGACTCCTACGGGCCGGTCACCGACAACGCCCAGTCCGTTTTCGAGTTGTCCCAGATCGAGCAGGTCAAGGACGTGTCCAAGGACCTGGGTTACACCCCGCATTGGCGGGCCGCCAAGCTGATGCTGGAGGAGAACGACGGCGCGGGGAACACCTTCAAGGCCACCGCCAAGCCGGTGCTGATCGGGACCGCCGTGGTGGGCGCCACCACCATGATCTTCTCTATCATCATGGCGCTGACCGATTCCCTGTCAACCGGCGTGGAGAACCTTTCCCTGGTCCACCCGCCGTTCCTGTTGGGCCTGATCCTGGGCGGCGCGGTCATCTACTGGTTCACGGGCGCGTCTTCGCAGGCCGTCACCACCGGCGCGTACCGGGCGGTCGAATACATCAAGGGGCACATCAACCTGGGCACCACGACCGCCGCCTCGGACAAGGACTCGCGGCGGGTGGTCGAAATCTGCACGCAGTACGCCCAGCAGGGGATGTTGACCATCTTCCTGGCGATCTTCTTCGCCACCCTGGCGTTCGCGTTCGTGGAGCCGTACCTGTTCATCGGCTACCTGATCTCCATCGCCTTGTTCGGCCTCTACCAGGCCATTTTCATGGCCAATGCGGGCGGGGCCTGGGACAACGCCAAGAAGATCGTGGAGGTGGACCTCCACCAGAAGGGCACCGCCCTGCATGACGCCACGGTGATCGGCGACACGGTGGGCGACCCGTTCAAGGACACCTCCTCGGTGGCGCTGAACCCGGTGATCAAGTTCACCACCCTGTTCGGCCTGTTGGCCGTGGAGTTGGCCACCATGCTGAACGGCCGCGGCCTGGGCGTCCTGGTGCACGTCATGGCGGCGGTGCTGTTCCTGGTCAGCACGGTCTTCGTGTGGCGCAGCTTCTACGCCATGCGCATCAACCTCAAAGCCGACCCGGTCCTGGCGGAGGCGGTCGCGGAGGCCGACCTCCCGGCATAG
- a CDS encoding DUF4143 domain-containing protein, with the protein MLYRRRIIDSELDALFPPAAAIAIDGARGVGKTTTAAQRARAEVRLDSKAVLEVVSAQPETILTRARPLLVDEWQRVPEVWDVIRRQVDQDRTGGQFLLTGSATPRPGATAHSGAGRIGRLRMRPMTLTERGAAASGGISLAGLLAGGQADLDGTSDARLADYASHIVSSGFPGMAGLTGRALRFELDSYLLNAVDRDVPELGKRVRRRGALMDWLRAYAAATSSTASYSHILNAAAAGQADKLARSTAVAYQDTLADIWLTDPVPAWGPVANPAARLGRTPKHQLADPALAARLLGLGVDALLDGQGRPLGPQAGTMLGRLFEALATLCVRVAASAAEARVSHLRTRDGDHEVDLVVERADGMCLPIEVKLSAAVADRDTRHLRWFRERYADLALDAIVLNTGPHAYRRADGVGVVPLALLAP; encoded by the coding sequence GTGCTGTACAGGCGGAGGATCATCGACTCAGAGCTTGACGCGCTGTTTCCCCCTGCCGCGGCCATAGCAATCGACGGGGCCAGGGGCGTGGGCAAGACCACCACGGCGGCGCAGCGGGCGCGGGCCGAAGTGCGGCTCGACTCCAAGGCGGTCCTCGAAGTGGTGTCGGCCCAACCGGAGACCATTTTGACCCGCGCCAGGCCGCTGCTGGTGGACGAATGGCAAAGGGTTCCCGAGGTCTGGGATGTGATCCGACGGCAGGTCGACCAAGACAGGACCGGCGGCCAGTTCTTGCTCACGGGGAGCGCGACTCCCCGGCCCGGCGCGACCGCGCATTCGGGGGCGGGGCGGATCGGGCGGCTGCGCATGCGGCCAATGACCTTGACCGAGCGGGGCGCGGCCGCCAGCGGCGGGATAAGCCTGGCCGGACTGTTGGCCGGGGGTCAGGCGGACCTGGACGGGACCAGCGACGCCAGGTTGGCGGATTACGCCAGCCACATTGTGAGCTCCGGTTTCCCAGGGATGGCGGGTCTGACGGGGCGGGCTCTGCGCTTCGAACTCGACTCCTACTTGCTCAACGCCGTTGACCGGGACGTGCCGGAGCTTGGCAAGCGGGTGCGCCGCCGGGGCGCGCTCATGGACTGGCTCCGGGCTTATGCGGCGGCAACCTCCTCCACCGCCTCCTATTCGCACATCTTGAACGCCGCCGCGGCGGGACAAGCGGACAAGCTGGCGCGGTCCACAGCCGTCGCCTACCAGGACACGCTCGCAGACATTTGGCTGACGGACCCGGTGCCAGCCTGGGGCCCGGTGGCCAACCCGGCGGCGCGTCTGGGCAGGACGCCCAAGCATCAACTGGCGGATCCGGCGCTGGCCGCGCGGCTCCTCGGCCTGGGCGTTGACGCGCTCCTCGACGGCCAGGGCAGGCCCCTGGGCCCGCAGGCCGGAACCATGCTGGGCAGGCTCTTCGAGGCGCTGGCGACTTTGTGCGTGCGCGTGGCGGCCTCGGCCGCCGAGGCGAGGGTCAGCCACCTGCGCACCCGCGACGGAGACCACGAGGTGGACCTGGTGGTGGAGAGAGCCGACGGTATGTGCCTGCCCATCGAGGTCAAGCTCTCCGCCGCAGTCGCCGACCGCGACACCCGCCACCTTCGCTGGTTCAGGGAGCGCTACGCCGACCTCGCGTTGGACGCGATTGTGCTCAACACGGGCCCGCACGCCTACCGCCGCGCTGACGGCGTGGGCGTGGTGCCGCTGGCGCTGCTCGCGCCGTGA
- a CDS encoding DNA alkylation repair protein: MSPFARAVRQALAAQADPARASGQQAYMKSAMPFLGLTRAHVRRIAHELGADHRLDLADIERYSRELWDQAEHREERYAAIDLTGLRPALGRPELVDLHEHQALTGAWWDYVDQLAHRIAALHDADRAAAALASRRWLAADSFWLRRLAILGQLGRKDRTDRELLTEAIEANAADKEFFIRKAIGWALRDFARTDPAWVRAFADAHDLSPLARREALKHL, encoded by the coding sequence GTGAGCCCATTCGCCCGCGCCGTCCGCCAAGCCCTGGCCGCCCAAGCCGACCCAGCCCGCGCGTCCGGGCAACAGGCCTACATGAAATCCGCCATGCCCTTCCTGGGCCTGACGCGCGCCCACGTGCGGCGGATAGCCCACGAGCTTGGCGCCGACCACCGCCTCGACCTGGCAGACATTGAGCGCTACTCCCGCGAGTTGTGGGACCAGGCCGAACACCGCGAGGAGCGCTACGCCGCCATCGACCTGACCGGCCTGAGACCCGCGCTGGGCCGCCCGGAGCTGGTTGATCTGCACGAACACCAGGCGCTCACAGGCGCCTGGTGGGATTACGTGGACCAACTGGCCCACCGGATCGCCGCCCTCCACGACGCCGACCGGGCCGCCGCCGCCCTGGCCAGCCGCCGCTGGCTGGCGGCCGACAGCTTCTGGCTGCGCCGCCTGGCCATCCTGGGCCAGCTGGGGCGCAAAGACCGCACCGACCGCGAGCTTCTCACCGAAGCCATTGAGGCCAACGCCGCCGACAAAGAGTTCTTCATCCGCAAGGCGATCGGCTGGGCCCTGCGCGACTTCGCCCGCACCGACCCCGCTTGGGTGCGCGCCTTCGCGGACGCCCACGACCTGAGCCCCCTCGCCCGCCGCGAGGCGCTGAAACACCTCTGA
- a CDS encoding AEC family transporter produces the protein MAMLVGALLPIVVALGLGFLAGARHDFDAPQAAILNRMVMLYALPLSLFAGVMAAPRRVLFSNLPMFAWIAGVMTGGLIAVYLVSRFLFRRPAPVAALQALAISAPAVPFVGSSVLPDLFPSDAALAIAIGSLVVNVVQVPLAMLVLTRAGGAGAVVASGAGPHGAGASKAGSGGIGGADRVGAGPSRAAVGRSAIAQLGVSLRQTIAEPVVWSPLAAFVLVAFGVGLPKMLHGALMLLGQATGGVALFASGATLFAQRVSVSRTVWLNVAARNLVIPAAAWGLMVLAGLGAATTSLTVTTLAIPSASIATILAIRFNVATREMASTLFISTIGSIATMGLFLFLTHA, from the coding sequence ATGGCGATGCTGGTAGGCGCGCTGTTGCCGATAGTCGTGGCGTTGGGACTGGGATTCCTGGCGGGCGCCCGACATGACTTCGACGCCCCGCAAGCGGCCATTCTGAACCGGATGGTCATGCTTTACGCGCTGCCGCTGTCATTGTTCGCGGGGGTGATGGCGGCGCCGCGCCGAGTGCTTTTCTCCAATTTGCCCATGTTCGCGTGGATTGCGGGCGTGATGACCGGAGGCTTGATCGCGGTCTACTTGGTTTCGCGCTTCCTGTTCCGCCGTCCGGCGCCCGTCGCGGCCCTCCAGGCCCTGGCGATCAGCGCGCCCGCGGTGCCTTTTGTCGGGTCGAGCGTCTTGCCGGACCTGTTCCCCTCTGACGCGGCCCTGGCCATTGCGATCGGCTCGCTGGTCGTCAATGTTGTCCAGGTGCCGCTGGCCATGCTGGTTCTCACGCGCGCGGGCGGGGCCGGGGCTGTTGTCGCCAGCGGGGCCGGACCCCATGGGGCCGGGGCCTCCAAGGCGGGGTCTGGCGGTATTGGCGGGGCTGACCGCGTGGGGGCTGGGCCGTCCAGGGCAGCGGTCGGGCGGTCGGCCATAGCGCAACTGGGCGTGAGCTTGCGCCAGACCATCGCGGAGCCGGTGGTGTGGTCGCCTTTGGCGGCGTTTGTGCTGGTGGCGTTCGGAGTCGGTTTGCCGAAGATGCTTCACGGGGCTTTGATGCTGCTGGGGCAGGCGACCGGCGGGGTGGCGCTGTTCGCGTCCGGCGCGACCTTGTTCGCCCAGAGGGTGTCCGTCTCGCGGACGGTTTGGCTGAACGTGGCGGCCCGCAACTTGGTGATCCCAGCGGCGGCCTGGGGCCTGATGGTTCTGGCGGGCCTGGGCGCTGCGACGACCTCGCTGACGGTGACCACGTTGGCCATCCCGAGCGCGTCGATCGCCACCATCCTGGCGATCCGGTTCAACGTGGCCACCCGTGAGATGGCCTCCACGCTGTTCATCTCCACCATTGGCTCAATCGCCACGATGGGCCTATTCCTGTTCCTGACCCACGCCTGA
- a CDS encoding Hsp20/alpha crystallin family protein, with protein sequence MTAHPFDPFRDIDRVFGQFSRAAASEARVMPMDLYRQGDAFVVKVDLPGVNPDSIDIDVDDRTLTIRAERPAIELDVSQDNNTWLSRERASGTYARQISLGPGLDLGRIDANYRDGVLTLTIPVAEEAKPRKIAVRTEQTIES encoded by the coding sequence ATGACTGCCCATCCGTTCGATCCCTTCCGCGACATTGACCGCGTGTTCGGACAATTCAGCCGCGCCGCCGCGTCCGAGGCCAGGGTCATGCCGATGGACCTGTACCGGCAAGGCGACGCGTTCGTGGTGAAAGTCGACCTGCCGGGCGTCAACCCCGACAGCATTGACATCGACGTGGATGACAGGACTCTGACCATCCGCGCGGAACGCCCGGCGATCGAACTCGACGTCAGCCAGGACAACAACACCTGGCTGAGCCGCGAGCGCGCCAGCGGGACCTACGCCCGGCAGATTTCGCTTGGGCCCGGCCTTGACCTGGGTCGGATCGACGCCAACTACCGCGACGGCGTGCTGACCCTCACCATCCCGGTGGCCGAAGAGGCCAAGCCGCGCAAGATCGCCGTGCGCACGGAACAGACCATCGAGTCCTGA